Proteins from one Impatiens glandulifera chromosome 2, dImpGla2.1, whole genome shotgun sequence genomic window:
- the LOC124924885 gene encoding phospholipase A1 PLIP1, chloroplastic yields MACASLSITSSSPGNNSTADQQQQRSLCRSYSYSYSHKDFKCHGRIKRSYSDNHLCYSINSNRAEAKLKSSHSTSMFSFQMIPNTFGSILSDPEASQGMTEEEDEEVIETKRANWIERLMEIRSQWIERKENEKGDEDEDGELEKTCEVDYGDELVEEDGKMVMIDSDSFTKLLSTVSWSDARFLSRLAFLSNSAYVIHDLKATDLKRKYGLRLVTSSLEKKAAAEAAAAGGVESKSELNGDSSDSIKLDGKKVVKLEQKRLGRPALAYENIAASAASYVQCQTNQTEEVEPRVHKSEVAAFAAASTMTVVVAAGEKEKQEAAKDLRSLHSSPCEWFVCDDPNTYTRCFIIQGSDSLASWQANLFFEPTQFEGRDVLVHRGIYEAAKGIYEQFMDDIMDHLNRYGERAKLQFTGHSLGGSLSLLVHLMLLTRGVVKPNVLRPVVTFGSPFVFCGGQRILKELGLNEDCVHCVIMHRDIVPRAFTCNYPPYVAHILKRLNSNFRSHPCLNKNKLLYTPLGKIFILQPEDESSPRHPLLPPESGLYALEHTQWCNLAEKALRDFLNFPHPLETLSDPTAYGTDGTILRDHHSGNYLKAINGFLNKQTGKAYEKVRKHRSTLRPIITSQSPQIWIHKHKRLVLPEVMSTS; encoded by the exons ATGGCGTGTGCTTCTTTATCTATTACCAGCAGCTCTCCCGGCAATAATTCAACCGCCGATCAGCAGCAGCAGCGTAGTTTATGTCGTTCCTATTCGTATTCTTATTCCCACAAAGATTTCAAATGTCATGGAAGAATCAAGAGGTCTTACTCAGACAACCATCTCTGTTATTCAATAAACAGTAATCGAGCTGAAGCAAAACTAAAGAGCAGTCATTCCACTAGTATGTTTAGTTTCCAGATGATTCCCAATACATTTGGATCTATTCTGTCTGATCCAGAGGCAAGCCAGGGGAtgaccgaagaagaagatgaagaagtgATTGAAACGAAACGCGCCAATTGGATTGAACGGCTCATGGAAATTAGGAGTCAATGGATAGAACGGAAAGAGAATGAGAAaggagatgaagatgaagatggtgaacTTGAAAAAACTTGTGAGGTTGATTATGGTGATGAGTTAGTTGAAGAGGATGGAAAGATGGTTATGATCGATAGTGATTCGTTTACTAAGTTGTTGTCGACTGTTTCTTGGTCTGATGCTCGGTTTTTGTCACGGTTGGCCTTCCTCAGTAACTCGGCTTATGTTATTCATGATCTCAAG GCTACAGATTTGAAAAGGAAATATGGCCTGAGATTGGTAACATCTTCGTTGGAGAAGAAAGCAGCGGCAGAAGCAGCCGCAGCAGGAGGAGTAGAATCTAAATCTGAATTAAATGGAGATTCATCGGATTCAATCAAATTGGATGGAAAGAAAGTAGTAAAATTGGAACAAAAGCGTTTAGGCCGTCCTGCCTTAGCATATGAGAATATTGCTGCTTCAGCAGCGTCTTATGTGCAATGCCAGACAAACCAGACTGAGGAAGTTGAACCAAGGGTGCACAAATCGGAGGTTGCAGCTTTTGCAGCAGCATCAACTATGACGGTTGTGGTGGCTGCAGGGGAGAAAGAAAAACAGGAAGCTGCAAAGGATTTACGTTCTCTTCATTCTTCGCCGTGCGAATGGTTCGTATGTGATGATCCAAACACGTATACCCGATGCTTTATCATTCAAGGGTCCGACTCTTTAGCTTCTTGGCAGGCCAATCTCTTCTTCGAGCCTACTCAATTCGAG GGGAGAGATGTTCTTGTTCATAGAGGAATATATGAAGCTGCCAAGGGAATATATGAGCAATTCATGGATGATATTATGGATCATTTGAATAGGTATGGCGAGAGGGCAAAGCTTCAATTCACCGGTCATTCACTTGGGGGTAGTCTATCACTTCTTGTTCACTTGATGCTTTTGACAAGAGGTGTGGTCAAGCCAAATGTTCTTAGACCCGTAGTCACCTTCGGCTCGCCATTTGTGTTCTGCGGTGGCCAGAGGATCCTCAAGGAGCTAGGCTTGAACGAGGATTGTGTCCATTGTGTGATAATGCATAGAGATATCGTTCCCCGGGCTTTCACATGCAACTATCCACCTTATGTAGCTCATATCCTCAAGAGGTTGAACTCCAATTTTCGGTCACACCCTTGCCTTAACAAGAAT aaGCTACTATACACTCCATTGGGTAAGATATTCATTCTCCAACCGGAGGATGAGTCGTCTCCACGACATCCTTTACTCCCTCCCGAGAGTGGACTCTATGCCTTAGAACATACACAATGGTGCAATTTGGCAGAGAAAGCTCTAAGAGACTTCCTTAACTTTCCCCACCCTTTGGAGACTCTAAGTGATCCAACCGCTTATGGAACGGATGGAACGATCCTTAGGGACCATCACTCGGGAAACTACTTGAAGGCGATCAACGGGTTCCTAAATAAACAAACGGGGAAGGCGTACGAGAAAGTGAGAAAGCATAGAAGCACATTGAGACCGATAATAACGTCACAATCTCCACAAATTTGGATCCACAAACACAAAAGGCTGGTGTTGCCTGAGGTAATGTCAACTAGTTGA
- the LOC124926125 gene encoding abscisic acid receptor PYL9-like: MIELSGQMEAQYILRHHQHDPKDNQCSSSLVKHIKAPVGIVWSLVRRFDEPQKYKPFVSRCTVQGDLKIGSLRHVNVKSGLPATTSTEMLSLFDDKEHILGIRIIGGDHRLKNYSSILTVHPETIDGEEGTMVIESFVVDVPEGNTKEDTCYFVKAFINYNLASLCAVSERMAGRDRAGLGNV, encoded by the exons ATGATCGAACTAAGTGGACAAATGGAAGCTCAGTACATTCTCAGGCACCACCAGCATGATCCGAAGGATAATCAATGCTCTTCTTCCCTCGTCAAGCACATCAAAGCTCCCGTCGGCATC GTTTGGTCATTGGTGAGAAGGTTTGATGAGCCACAAAAGTACAAGCCCTTCGTTAGCCGGTGTACAGTCCAAGGAGATCTGAAGATCGGAAGTTTAAGACATGTCAATGTGAAATCAGGTCTTCCAGCTACAACGAGTACTGAGATGTTATCACTTTTTGATGATAAGGAACACATCCTTGGAATCAGAATCATTGGTGGTGATCACAGACTTAAG AACTATTCTTCGATCCTGACTGTGCATCCAGAAACAATTGACGGGGAGGAAGGGACTATGGTGATTGAATCATTCGTAGTTGATGTGCCTGAAGGAAACACGAAAGAGGATACTTGCTACTTTGTGAAGGCGTTTATCAACTATAACCTTGCATCTTTGTGCGCTGTGTCGGAGAGAATGGCGGGGAGGGATCGAGCTGGACTTGGCAATGTTTGA
- the LOC124927764 gene encoding histone H3-like centromeric protein HTR12 — protein MARVKHSAARKSTRKQRPTGASQTASPGPSTSTTPRRSPIVRKAETKGKRRLRPGVGALREIRQLQKSTKLLIPVAPFVRTVKEISNFFAPDITRWTAEALLAIQEASEDYLIRLFEEAMLCAIHGKRVTLMKKDWELARRLGGKGQPW, from the exons ATGGCTAGGGTTAAACATTCAGCGGCTAGGAAATCTACGCGGAAGCAGCGTCCTACTG GAGCTTCCCAAACTGCTTCGCCTGGACCGAGCACCAGCACG ACACCGAGAAGAAGTCCGATAG tcAGAAAAGCAGAGACAAAAGGAAAAAGGCGTCTGCGTCCTGGTGTTGGGGCTCTTAGGGAGATTCGTCAGTTACAGAAATCGACTAAACTTCTCATTCCAGTTGCTCCTTTTGTTAGAACT GTTAAAGAGATCAGCAACTTTTTTGCTCCAGATATTACTAGATGGACCGCTGAAGCCTTGTTGGCGATTCAAGAG GCATCTGAAGACTATTTGATTCGTTTGTTCGAAGAAGCAATGCTATGCGCAATCCACGGGAAGCGAGTCACTCTAA TGAAAAAGGACTGGGAGCTGGCAAGAAGACTTGGTGGAAAAGGGCAACCGTGGTGA
- the LOC124924887 gene encoding 21 kDa protein-like, with protein sequence MAQLTISLLSLIITATFLVLLPRPITGLNDSTTTTIKAKEYVEAQCEGTQFPITCVQSLTLYVKKTPKSPQELAHIALRVSLFKARSAMAYMKFVVEQVNKTSSNRPDVYLAVKECYNQISDGVYQLHMSLGEIEKIDRGGKAGFMWHMSNIDSWISSAWTETSTCVDNFPSRAMGGKVKATIRAKVVNVGESISNAQALFNRFVSKHRVTGAEAKP encoded by the coding sequence ATGGCTCAATTAACTATAAGCCTCTTGAGTTTGATCATAACCGCGACATTTCTAGTTCTATTGCCTCGTCCCATCACGGGCCTCAACGATTCCACGACTACAACCATAAAGGCAAAGGAGTACGTGGAAGCCCAATGCGAGGGCACCCAATTCCCAATAACATGCGTTCAATCTCTTACGCTCTATGTAAAGAAGACCCCTAAAAGCCCGCAAGAGTTAGCCCACATAGCCCTAAGAGTGAGCCTTTTCAAGGCTCGTAGTGCCATGGCCTATATGAAATTTGTCGTGGAACAAGTAAACAAAACCAGTTCCAATCGTCCCGATGTATACCTAGCTGTGAAGGAATGTTACAATCAGATCAGCGATGGGGTGTACCAACTTCACATGTCACTTGGAGAGATTGAGAAAATCGACAGAGGTGGAAAGGCCGGTTTCATGTGGCACATGAGTAACATCGATAGTTGGATCAGTTCGGCTTGGACTGAAACATCCACTTGCGTGGATAACTTCCCAAGCCGAGCCATGGGAGGAAAGGTGAAGGCTACTATTAGGGCTAAGGTGGTGAATGTGGGTGAGTCGATCAGCAATGCACAAGCATTGTTCAACCGATTTGTCTCCAAGCATCGTGTCACGGGCGCAGAAGCAAAACCATAA